One Clupea harengus chromosome 11, Ch_v2.0.2, whole genome shotgun sequence DNA window includes the following coding sequences:
- the klf10 gene encoding Kruppel-like factor 10 produces MFNSLTSVPRVPTCAEDPAEMDVECSQGRRQLVNHSTEMGEMEAVEVLMSMNSNWRNRSTLIKQLRPLTPFSDSSGEESLLPGPAQFHHSPYSLQWMTPPHSPVNLEPLCATTDAPGQTAPHFQEKDISRPRAQATSVIRHTSDSQPCSWHSENTSMNTQLPQFSPVRPNNAQVDGSAGNDSKVNQAPSCAPGPLSSLKGSEAAILPDSAAAAGLSIGGDTLSMPVQFQILPVSPVKNSGVDVASQPKDSPTVLCQPPVVLVGHQIPGGSVMFIVPKPTAPKQPVVITPGGTKLATIAPAPGCGLMVRKVSLQLENTARIRSHMCSHAGCGKTYFKSSHLKAHMRTHTGEKPFRCSWEGCKRCFARSDELSRHRRTHTGEKRFTCPACQSRFMRSDHLAKHARRHLSSSSRMPGWKLQVGQLGHLTAVCRPLQPLT; encoded by the exons ATGTTTAACAGTTTAACATCGGTCCCTAGAGTACCTACTTGCGCT GAAGATCCGGCAGAGATGGATGTGGAATGTTCACAAGGCAGGCGACAGTTGGTAAATCATTCCACAGAAATGGGTGAAATGGAGGCTGTGGAGGTCCTGATGTCCATGAACAGCAACTGGAGGAACAGGAGTACCCTGATAAAACAACTAAGGCCTCTGACTCCTTTCTCAGACTCTTCTGGTGAAGAGTCTCTTCTCCCTGGCCCTGCACAGTTCCATCACTCGCCTTAT TCATTACAGTGGATGACTCCACCACACAGTCCTGTGAACCTTGAGCCCTTATGTGCAACCACAGATGCTCCCGGTCAGACTGCCCCTCACTTCCAAGAGAAAGACATCTCACGGCCCAGGGCTCAAGCCACCAGCGTGATCAGGCACACATCAGACTCTCAGCCGTGTTCATGGCATTCTGAGAACACCAGCATGAACACTCAATTACCTCAGTTCAGTCCAGTCAGGCCTAACAATGCCCAGGTGGATGGCTCAGCTGGGAATGATTCAAAAGTAAATCAGGCGCCCTCGTGTGCACCAGGTCCTTTGAGTTCCCTCAAGGGCTCAGAAGCGGCCATATTGCCtgattcagcagcagcagcaggtttaTCCATTGGAGGAGACACTTTGTCGATGCCAGTTCAGTTCCAGATCCTCCCTGTCTCACCAGTGAAAAACTCAGGAGTGGATGTCGCATCTCAGCCCAAAGACAGTCCAACTGTTCTGTGTCAACCCCCTGTTGTTCTTGTGGGTCATCAGATTCCCGGGGGCTCTGTGATGTTCATTGTACCTAAGCCCACAGCTCCAAAGCAGCCAGTGGTAATCACCCCGGGGGGCACTAAATTGGCTACCATTGCCCCAGCACCTGGCTGTGGTCTCATGGTGAGAAAAGTCAGCCTTCAGTTGGAAAACACTGCTCGGATTCGTAGCCATATGTGCAGCCATGCTGGGTGTGGGAAAACGTACTTCAAGAGCTCTCACCTCAAGGCACACATGAGGACTCACACAG GTGAAAAGCCATTCCGCTGTAGCTGGGAGGGCTGCAAGAGGTGTTTCGCTCGTTCAGACGAGCTGTCCCGCCACCGCCGTACCCACACAGGGGAGAAGCGATTCACCTGCCCTGCCTGCCAAAGCCGGTTCATGCGCAGCGACCACCTGGCTAAACACGCTCGGCGccacctcagcagcagcagcaggatgcCTGGGTGGAAGCTACAGGTGGGCCAGCTAGGACATCTCACAGCTGTGTGTCGCCCcctgcagcctctcacctgA